Proteins found in one Mangifera indica cultivar Alphonso chromosome 15, CATAS_Mindica_2.1, whole genome shotgun sequence genomic segment:
- the LOC123197535 gene encoding uncharacterized transmembrane protein DDB_G0289901-like, with the protein MGIITGILYFVREVELKVDENRDSLPLLPLEESFPVAFILNPPVSVGGASGASGGASGVSGGASGVSRGVSGASGGTSGASGGASGASGGASGASGGASGGASGASGGASGGPSGASGGASRGASGGPVGASGGASGGASGASGGASRSGTSVVLLK; encoded by the exons ATGGGGATTATTACCGGAATACTGTACTTTGTCCGAGAGGTTGAGTTAAAAGTTGATGAGAATCGAG ATTCATTACCACTTTTACCCCTCGAAGAGTCTTTTCCCGTTGCTTTCATTCTTAATCCTCC tgtttCTGTTGGTGGTGCCTCTGGTGCTTCTGGAGGTGCCTCTGGTGTTTCTGGAGGTGCCTCTGGTGTTTCTAGAGGTGTCTCTGGTGCTTCTGGAGGTACCTCTGGTGCTTCTGGAGGTGCCTCTGGTGCTTCTGGAGGTGCCTCTGGTGCTTCTGGAGGTGCTTCCGGTGGTGCCTCTGGTGCTTCTGGAGGTGCTTCCGGTGGTCCCTCTGGTGCTTCCGGTGGTGCTTCTAGAGGTGCTTCCGGTGGTCCCGTTGGTGCTTCCGGTGGTGCTTCTGGAGGTGCCTCTGGAGCTTCCGGTGGTGCTTCTAGGTCTGGTACTTCAGTTGTCcttctaaaataa